A region of Pseudomonas saponiphila DNA encodes the following proteins:
- a CDS encoding M48 family metalloprotease produces MNLLRPTLLTLACLLASPGFADDLPSLGDASSAIVSPQQEYQLGRAWLALLRSQVSQLNDPQLKDYVETSVYKLVETSQVNDRRLEFILINSPQLNAFAAPGGIVGVNGGLFLNAQTEGEYASVLAHELAHLSQRHFARGVEAQQRMQVPMMAALLAGIVIAAAGAGDAGIATIAGTQAAAIQEQRRFSRQNEQEADRIGILNLEKAGYDPRSMPTMFERLMRQYRFDAKPPEFLLTHPVTESRIADTRNRAEQAKQGGTEDSLRYQLIRARVQLNYEESPGLAAKRFRAQLDENPKNDIARYGLAIAQIKGSQWNEARENLKPLLAKSPNDITYNLAQIELDMANSRLPDAQSRVERMLNLYPGNYPLNQVRVDLLLKQNRPADAEKALESLLKSRPDDPDVWYLVAETRGLSGNIIGLHQARAEYFALVGDYRQAIQQLDFAKRRAGSNFPLSSRIDARQREMMDQEQMVKDMMR; encoded by the coding sequence ATGAATTTACTGCGCCCTACCCTGCTGACGCTCGCTTGCCTGCTCGCCTCACCGGGCTTCGCCGACGACCTGCCGTCACTCGGTGATGCCAGTTCAGCCATCGTCTCGCCGCAACAGGAATACCAGTTGGGCCGCGCCTGGCTGGCATTGCTGCGCAGCCAGGTTTCTCAGCTCAACGACCCGCAACTCAAGGACTACGTCGAAACCAGCGTCTACAAACTGGTGGAAACCAGCCAGGTCAATGACCGTCGCCTGGAGTTCATCCTGATCAACAGCCCGCAGCTCAACGCCTTTGCCGCTCCCGGCGGGATTGTCGGAGTCAACGGCGGGCTGTTTCTCAACGCCCAGACCGAAGGCGAATATGCCTCGGTACTGGCTCACGAACTGGCGCACCTTTCCCAGCGGCACTTCGCCCGCGGCGTCGAGGCCCAGCAACGCATGCAGGTGCCGATGATGGCCGCACTGCTGGCCGGGATCGTGATCGCCGCCGCCGGTGCCGGGGATGCCGGGATCGCTACCATCGCCGGCACCCAGGCTGCGGCGATCCAGGAACAGCGACGCTTCTCCCGACAGAACGAGCAGGAAGCCGACCGTATCGGCATCCTCAATCTGGAGAAGGCCGGCTACGATCCGCGCTCGATGCCCACCATGTTCGAGCGCCTGATGCGCCAGTACCGCTTCGATGCCAAGCCGCCGGAATTCCTCCTGACCCACCCGGTCACCGAATCGCGGATCGCCGACACCCGCAACCGCGCCGAACAGGCCAAGCAAGGCGGCACCGAAGACAGCCTGCGCTATCAACTGATTCGCGCCCGGGTGCAACTCAACTATGAAGAGTCCCCGGGCCTGGCCGCCAAGCGCTTTCGTGCCCAGCTCGACGAAAACCCGAAGAACGACATCGCGCGCTACGGCCTGGCCATCGCCCAGATCAAGGGCAGCCAATGGAACGAGGCTCGGGAAAACCTCAAGCCACTGCTGGCCAAGTCGCCCAATGACATCACCTACAACCTGGCCCAGATCGAGCTGGACATGGCCAACAGCCGCCTGCCGGATGCGCAAAGTCGGGTCGAGCGAATGCTTAACCTTTACCCCGGAAACTATCCGCTGAACCAGGTCCGGGTAGACCTTCTACTCAAGCAGAACCGCCCGGCGGATGCAGAAAAAGCCCTGGAAAGCCTGCTGAAAAGTCGCCCGGATGACCCGGACGTCTGGTACTTGGTTGCAGAAACCCGCGGCCTGTCCGGCAACATCATCGGCCTGCACCAGGCCCGGGCCGAGTACTTCGCCCTGGTCGGTGACTATCGCCAGGCCATCCAGCAGTTGGACTTTGCCAAGCGCCGGGCCGGCAGCAACTTCCCCCTGTCGTCAAGGATCGATGCGCGTCAGCGCGAGATGATGGATCAGGAACAGATGGTCAAGGACATGATGCGCTGA
- the bamC gene encoding outer membrane protein assembly factor BamC: MKRMAGLSALALIISSTSGCGWIWGPEGYFRDRGSDYLQAQQTAPMQLPPDVQTSKRLDPLLPIPRNVADDNVKGEYQVPRPQPLSAIADASDYSLQKSGDSRWVMAQHPPAEVWPVAVQFFQDNGFRLDQQRPQTGEFTTRWQRSDELSASVAKRLSSAGVAADSETRVRVRIEPGVQRNTSEVYVVSAERPAGSSADVEFTNRSLNTGLDAALVDDMLASMSRTAEKGGSVSLLAARDFDTPSRVSLSEDGSGNPVLNLGADLDRAWSSVGRALEQGEWRVEDINRSLGLYYINLAEKAEKKNDEPGFFGKLFGSKPATEEIEARAERYQVRLSKVGDNVQVTVEKNINTVAPADVARKVLGVIQDNLG, from the coding sequence ATGAAGCGAATGGCCGGACTTTCCGCACTTGCCTTGATTATCTCCAGCACCAGTGGCTGCGGTTGGATCTGGGGCCCGGAAGGCTACTTCCGTGACCGGGGTAGCGATTACCTGCAAGCGCAACAAACAGCACCGATGCAACTGCCGCCGGATGTACAGACCTCCAAGCGTCTGGATCCATTGCTGCCGATCCCGCGCAACGTCGCTGACGACAACGTCAAGGGCGAGTACCAGGTGCCTCGTCCGCAGCCGCTGTCGGCGATTGCCGATGCCAGCGACTACAGCCTGCAAAAGAGCGGTGATTCGCGCTGGGTCATGGCCCAGCATCCACCGGCCGAGGTCTGGCCAGTGGCGGTGCAGTTCTTCCAGGACAACGGCTTTCGCCTGGATCAGCAGCGTCCGCAAACCGGCGAGTTCACCACCCGCTGGCAGCGTTCCGACGAGCTTTCCGCGTCCGTGGCCAAGCGCCTGAGCAGCGCCGGCGTTGCCGCCGACAGCGAAACCCGCGTGCGGGTACGCATCGAGCCGGGCGTGCAGCGCAACACCAGTGAAGTCTACGTGGTCAGCGCCGAGCGTCCCGCCGGCAGCAGCGCCGACGTGGAGTTCACCAACCGTTCGCTCAACACCGGACTGGACGCGGCGCTGGTGGACGACATGCTCGCCAGCATGAGCCGTACTGCCGAAAAAGGCGGTTCTGTGTCCCTGTTGGCGGCTCGTGATTTCGATACCCCAAGCCGGGTCAGCCTCAGCGAAGACGGCAGCGGCAACCCGGTGCTGAACCTGGGCGCCGACCTCGATCGCGCCTGGTCCAGCGTGGGCCGCGCCCTGGAGCAGGGCGAATGGCGGGTTGAGGACATCAACCGCAGCCTGGGCCTGTACTACATCAACCTGGCGGAAAAAGCCGAGAAGAAAAACGACGAGCCGGGCTTCTTCGGCAAGTTGTTCGGCAGCAAGCCGGCCACGGAAGAGATCGAAGCCCGCGCCGAGCGCTATCAGGTTCGCCTGAGCAAGGTCGGCGACAACGTCCAGGTCACCGTCGAGAAGAACATCAACACCGTGGCGCCGGCCGATGTGGCGCGCAAAGTGCTGGGCGTGATTCAGGACAACCTGGGCTGA
- a CDS encoding sulfurtransferase TusA family protein encodes MTDVVAHDAELDASGLNCPLPLLKAKMELNRLASGAVLKVIATDAGSQRDFRTFARLAGHTLLREEDDAGVYRYWLKKA; translated from the coding sequence ATGACTGATGTTGTCGCCCATGATGCCGAGCTGGATGCCAGCGGGCTCAATTGTCCGCTGCCGCTGCTCAAGGCCAAGATGGAACTCAATCGCCTGGCCAGTGGCGCGGTGCTCAAGGTCATTGCCACCGATGCCGGGTCCCAGCGCGACTTTCGCACCTTTGCCCGCCTGGCCGGTCATACCCTGCTGCGCGAAGAGGACGATGCCGGGGTCTATCGTTACTGGCTGAAAAAGGCCTGA
- a CDS encoding MBL fold metallo-hydrolase: MRFAVLGSGSQGNGTLIASADTYILVDCGFSLRETERRLLRLGVHPSQLSAILVTHEHADHVHGVGLLSRRYNLPVYLSQGTLRGMRKPVEVAGFVRGGEPLQIGTMRIDVVAVAHDAQEPTQFVFSDGQRRFGLLTDLGSYCAGVLEGYRGLDALMIEANHCRDLLARGYYPYFLKQRVGGDQGHLNNHQAASLVAELGWRDLQHLVLAHLSSKNNLPQLARQCFVDTLGCDPDWLQLADQDSGLDWRHIA; the protein is encoded by the coding sequence ATGCGTTTTGCCGTTCTCGGCAGTGGTAGCCAAGGGAATGGCACGCTGATCGCCAGTGCTGACACTTACATCCTGGTGGATTGTGGTTTCTCCCTGCGGGAAACCGAGCGGCGCCTGCTGCGCCTGGGAGTCCATCCCTCGCAGCTGAGCGCCATCCTGGTGACCCACGAGCATGCCGACCACGTGCATGGCGTGGGTTTGCTGTCTCGGCGCTACAATCTACCGGTCTACCTCAGCCAGGGCACTTTGCGCGGGATGCGCAAGCCGGTCGAGGTGGCGGGTTTTGTCCGTGGTGGCGAGCCACTGCAGATCGGCACCATGCGCATTGACGTGGTTGCCGTCGCCCACGACGCCCAGGAGCCTACCCAGTTTGTCTTCAGTGACGGCCAGCGGCGTTTTGGCCTGCTGACCGACCTGGGTTCCTACTGCGCCGGCGTACTGGAAGGCTACCGTGGCCTGGATGCCTTGATGATCGAGGCCAATCACTGCCGGGACCTGCTGGCCCGCGGTTATTACCCGTATTTTCTCAAGCAGCGGGTCGGTGGCGACCAGGGACATTTGAACAACCATCAGGCCGCAAGCCTGGTGGCCGAATTGGGATGGCGGGACCTGCAGCACCTGGTCCTCGCCCATCTGAGCAGCAAGAACAACCTGCCGCAGCTGGCCCGGCAATGTTTTGTCGACACCCTCGGGTGCGACCCGGACTGGCTGCAACTGGCCGATCAAGATTCAGGGCTCGACTGGCGTCACATCGCCTAG
- a CDS encoding peroxiredoxin — protein sequence MAVAIDQPIADFQAPATSGQTISLSGLKGKQVVIYFYPKDSTPGCTTEGQGFRDQYAAFQAANTEIFGVSRDSLKSHENFKCKQEFPFELISDKDEAVCQLFDVIKLKKLYGKEYLGVDRSTFLIDKDGVLRQEWRGVKVPGHVDAVLAAAQALNKA from the coding sequence ATGGCCGTTGCTATCGATCAACCTATTGCCGATTTCCAGGCCCCTGCCACCAGCGGCCAGACCATCAGCCTGTCCGGTCTCAAGGGCAAGCAAGTGGTGATCTACTTCTATCCCAAGGACAGCACCCCGGGCTGCACCACAGAGGGCCAGGGCTTTCGCGATCAATACGCCGCCTTCCAGGCTGCCAACACCGAAATCTTCGGTGTTTCCCGCGACAGCCTGAAATCCCACGAGAACTTCAAGTGCAAGCAGGAATTCCCCTTCGAGCTGATCAGCGACAAGGACGAAGCCGTCTGCCAGTTGTTCGACGTGATCAAGTTGAAGAAGCTCTATGGCAAGGAATACCTGGGCGTGGACCGCAGCACCTTCCTGATCGACAAGGACGGTGTACTGCGCCAGGAATGGCGCGGGGTGAAGGTTCCGGGCCACGTCGACGCCGTACTGGCCGCGGCCCAGGCCCTGAACAAGGCCTGA
- a CDS encoding site-specific integrase: protein MELIATGDPERLEDARMLAFNCWTGLSMSEIIALALEDVDLVAGTVHVRRALVVGEFKVPKERSRIRIVELIDPALDLMREIVAAAQTAPAVEIKVMQRDNITAKKQKVRFLFRNSRSAVLWNGKTLSKWFTTHLKKIGVRHRGANQCRHTFASQMLSSYVPVEWVARQLGHADTTMVRKHYGRWIPKDTKSMAGIVSKMLGFRAA from the coding sequence ATCGAGCTAATTGCGACGGGCGACCCAGAGCGCCTGGAGGATGCCCGCATGCTGGCCTTCAACTGCTGGACCGGCCTGTCAATGTCCGAAATCATCGCCCTGGCCCTTGAAGATGTAGACCTCGTCGCCGGCACCGTTCATGTGCGCCGAGCCCTAGTCGTGGGGGAATTCAAAGTACCCAAGGAACGATCACGGATACGGATCGTCGAGCTGATAGATCCAGCCCTAGACCTGATGCGCGAGATTGTTGCTGCAGCACAGACTGCACCAGCAGTTGAGATCAAAGTGATGCAGCGCGATAACATCACAGCGAAGAAACAGAAGGTCCGGTTCCTTTTCCGCAATTCAAGAAGCGCCGTGCTTTGGAACGGCAAAACCCTTAGCAAATGGTTTACCACCCATCTGAAAAAGATCGGAGTCCGGCACCGCGGCGCCAACCAATGCCGCCACACCTTCGCGAGCCAGATGCTGTCGAGTTACGTTCCTGTCGAGTGGGTGGCGCGCCAGCTGGGCCACGCTGACACAACCATGGTAAGAAAGCACTATGGCCGCTGGATACCCAAGGACACCAAGAGTATGGCGGGTATCGTGTCGAAAATGCTCGGGTTCCGGGCGGCCTAA
- the istA gene encoding IS21 family transposase, translated as MAAPRVAMRNIKECLRLKFEAGLSHEKIARALQLSKGVVSKYIAAARVAGLDWPALVAMDEAALAAALFAPTSTNKPRGERVLPDVLSIHRELRRKGVTLQLLWEEYLAAHAGQPTYRYTQFVEHYRRYAQTLKRSMRQLHRAGEKLFIDYAGPTLPVVDPATGEVRRAHIFVAALGASNYTYACATPGETQVDWLTSLGQALTYFGGVPEMVVPDNPRALVAQPDRYEPGLNRATLECARHYQTVILPARPRKPQDKAKAEVAVQVVERWIMARLRHRQFFSLHALNQAIAELLEDLNRRPFKRLDGCRRDWFERLDRPALRALPVHPYEVATFKRCKVSIDYHIEVNGSFYSVPSALARQNVDVRLTAHTLEVLHGNRRVASHLLLGRRGAYSTQREHMPAAHQAHREWTPQRLLDWGARIGPYTRQLIDHQLTHKPHPEMGYRACLGLLSLARRYGNARLEAAAERAVHLRAFTGRSVRNLLQQGLDQQPLPQRAAETTLPGDHENVRGADYYQPPQQELFDDAATHPESTAPATPGRHGPRPGRAMDAAGQPQPELR; from the coding sequence ATGGCGGCGCCGCGAGTAGCCATGCGAAACATCAAAGAATGTCTGCGCCTCAAGTTTGAGGCCGGCTTGTCCCACGAGAAGATTGCCCGTGCCTTGCAGCTGTCCAAGGGCGTGGTTAGCAAGTACATCGCGGCGGCGCGGGTGGCCGGGCTGGACTGGCCGGCGCTGGTGGCCATGGACGAGGCCGCGCTGGCGGCCGCCTTGTTTGCACCGACGTCGACGAACAAGCCGCGCGGTGAGCGAGTGCTGCCCGATGTGCTGAGCATCCACCGCGAGTTGCGACGCAAGGGCGTGACCTTGCAGCTGCTGTGGGAGGAATATCTCGCCGCGCATGCGGGCCAGCCGACCTACCGCTACACCCAGTTCGTCGAGCACTACCGGCGCTACGCCCAGACGCTCAAACGTTCGATGCGTCAGCTGCACCGTGCGGGCGAGAAGCTATTCATCGACTATGCCGGGCCGACGCTGCCGGTGGTCGACCCGGCCACCGGCGAAGTGCGCCGGGCGCACATCTTCGTCGCCGCCCTGGGCGCCTCGAATTACACCTATGCCTGCGCGACGCCAGGCGAAACCCAGGTGGACTGGCTGACCTCGCTGGGCCAGGCTCTGACCTACTTTGGCGGCGTGCCGGAAATGGTTGTGCCGGACAATCCGCGCGCCCTGGTCGCCCAGCCGGATCGCTACGAGCCGGGCCTGAACCGGGCCACGCTGGAGTGCGCGCGTCATTACCAGACGGTGATCCTGCCGGCACGGCCACGCAAGCCTCAGGACAAGGCCAAGGCCGAGGTGGCGGTGCAGGTGGTCGAGCGCTGGATCATGGCGCGGCTGCGCCATCGGCAGTTCTTCAGCCTGCATGCGCTTAACCAGGCCATCGCCGAGCTGCTGGAGGATCTGAATCGGCGCCCGTTCAAGCGGCTCGATGGCTGCCGGCGCGACTGGTTCGAGCGCCTGGATCGCCCGGCCTTGCGAGCGCTGCCGGTGCATCCCTACGAGGTCGCCACCTTCAAGCGCTGCAAGGTCAGCATCGACTACCACATCGAGGTCAATGGCAGCTTCTACAGCGTGCCCTCCGCCCTGGCCCGGCAGAACGTGGACGTGCGACTGACGGCACACACCCTGGAAGTGCTGCATGGCAACCGGCGGGTGGCCAGCCACCTGCTGCTGGGGCGACGCGGCGCTTACAGTACCCAGCGCGAGCACATGCCCGCGGCGCACCAGGCGCATCGCGAATGGACGCCACAACGCCTGCTCGACTGGGGCGCGCGGATCGGCCCCTACACGCGCCAACTGATCGATCACCAACTGACCCACAAGCCGCACCCGGAGATGGGCTACCGCGCCTGCCTCGGCCTGCTCTCGCTGGCCCGGCGCTATGGCAATGCACGCCTGGAAGCCGCTGCCGAACGTGCCGTACACCTGCGCGCCTTCACCGGGCGCAGCGTGCGCAACCTGCTCCAGCAAGGCCTGGATCAACAGCCGCTGCCCCAGCGTGCCGCCGAAACGACCTTACCCGGCGACCACGAGAACGTCCGTGGCGCCGACTACTACCAACCCCCGCAACAGGAGCTGTTCGATGATGCCGCAACACACCCTGAATCAACTGCACCAGCTACGCCTGGACGGCATGGCCCGCGCCCTGGAAGAGCAATGGACGCTGCCGGCCAGCCACAGCCTGAGCTTCGATGA
- a CDS encoding AI-2E family transporter, protein MFKVLRDWIQRYFSDEEAVVLAVLLFLAFTAVLTLGGMLAPVLAGMVLAYLMQGLVVSLERLRLPGGAAVGLVFALFMGLLLVFILVVVPLLWHQFVTLFNELPGMLAKWQSLLLLLPERYPHLVSDEQVLQAIEVARGEIGKFGQWALTFSLSSLPLLVNIMIYLVLVPILVFFFLKDRAMISRWVIGYLPRERTLITRVAHEMNRQIANYIRGKVIEIVICGGVTYIAFVALGLNYAALLALLVGISVVVPYVGAVVVTVPVALIALFQWGWSDQFIYLMAVYGIIQTLDGNVLVPLLFSGAVNLHPVAIICAVLLFGGLWGFWGIFFAIPLATLFKAVLDAWPRKDPAVAPLL, encoded by the coding sequence ATGTTCAAAGTGCTACGCGACTGGATACAGCGCTACTTCTCGGATGAAGAGGCGGTGGTGCTCGCTGTCCTGCTGTTCCTGGCCTTTACTGCGGTACTGACCCTGGGCGGCATGCTGGCGCCGGTGTTGGCGGGCATGGTCCTGGCGTACCTGATGCAGGGGCTGGTGGTGAGCCTGGAGCGCCTGCGCCTGCCCGGCGGGGCGGCGGTGGGGCTGGTGTTTGCCTTGTTCATGGGCTTGTTGCTGGTCTTTATCCTGGTGGTGGTGCCGCTGCTCTGGCACCAGTTCGTCACCTTGTTCAACGAGCTACCCGGGATGCTCGCCAAGTGGCAATCGCTGTTGCTGCTGTTGCCCGAGCGTTACCCGCACCTGGTGTCGGATGAACAGGTGCTGCAGGCCATTGAGGTGGCCAGGGGCGAGATCGGCAAGTTCGGGCAATGGGCGTTGACCTTCTCCCTGTCCAGCCTGCCGTTGCTGGTGAACATCATGATCTACCTGGTGCTGGTGCCGATCCTGGTGTTTTTCTTCCTCAAGGACCGGGCAATGATCAGCCGCTGGGTCATCGGCTATCTGCCGCGGGAGCGGACCCTGATTACCCGGGTCGCCCACGAAATGAACCGGCAGATTGCCAATTACATTCGCGGCAAGGTCATCGAGATTGTCATCTGCGGCGGCGTCACCTATATCGCCTTCGTTGCCCTGGGCCTCAACTACGCGGCGTTGCTGGCGCTACTGGTAGGTATTTCGGTGGTGGTGCCTTATGTCGGCGCAGTGGTGGTGACGGTGCCGGTGGCGCTGATTGCGCTGTTCCAGTGGGGCTGGAGCGATCAGTTCATTTATCTGATGGCGGTCTACGGGATCATCCAGACCCTGGATGGCAACGTGCTGGTGCCGTTGCTGTTCTCCGGCGCGGTGAACCTGCACCCAGTGGCGATCATCTGCGCGGTGCTACTGTTTGGCGGGCTGTGGGGGTTCTGGGGGATTTTCTTTGCAATACCCCTGGCCACCTTGTTCAAGGCGGTGCTGGATGCCTGGCCAAGGAAAGACCCGGCGGTGGCGCCTTTACTCTAG
- the dapA gene encoding 4-hydroxy-tetrahydrodipicolinate synthase, whose protein sequence is MIAGSMVALVTPMDAQGNLDWDSLSKLVDFHLQEGTNAIVAVGTTGESATLDVNEHIEVIRRVVAQVAGRIPVIAGTGANSTREAIELTTNAKIAGADACLLVTPYYNKPTQEGLYQHFRAIAEAVDIPQILYNVPGRTACDMQAETVIRLSSVKNIIGIKEATGDLQRAKAILAGVPEDFLVYSGDDATAVELILLGGKGNISVTANVAPRAMSQMCAAAMAGDAAKAREIHETLMPLNKTLFIESNPIPVKWALHEMGLMPDGIRLPLTWLSAACHEPLRQAMRQSGVLV, encoded by the coding sequence ATGATTGCGGGCAGTATGGTGGCACTGGTCACACCCATGGATGCACAGGGAAATCTCGACTGGGACAGCCTGAGCAAACTGGTGGACTTCCACCTGCAAGAGGGCACCAACGCCATCGTGGCGGTCGGCACCACAGGTGAATCGGCCACTCTGGATGTCAACGAGCACATCGAAGTGATTCGTCGGGTGGTGGCCCAGGTTGCAGGGCGCATCCCGGTGATTGCCGGTACCGGCGCCAACTCGACGCGTGAAGCGATCGAACTGACCACCAACGCCAAGATCGCCGGCGCCGATGCCTGCCTGCTGGTGACTCCGTACTACAACAAGCCGACCCAGGAAGGCCTGTACCAGCATTTCCGCGCCATTGCCGAGGCCGTGGACATCCCGCAGATCCTCTACAACGTTCCAGGCCGCACCGCATGCGACATGCAGGCCGAGACCGTGATCCGCCTGTCCAGCGTGAAGAACATCATCGGCATCAAGGAAGCCACCGGCGACCTGCAGCGGGCCAAGGCGATCCTGGCCGGCGTGCCTGAGGATTTCCTGGTGTACTCCGGCGATGACGCCACCGCGGTCGAGCTGATCCTGCTGGGCGGCAAGGGCAATATCTCGGTGACCGCCAACGTCGCACCCCGGGCCATGAGCCAGATGTGCGCCGCGGCCATGGCCGGCGACGCCGCCAAGGCCCGCGAGATCCACGAAACCCTGATGCCGCTGAACAAGACACTGTTCATCGAATCCAACCCTATTCCCGTGAAATGGGCCCTGCACGAAATGGGCTTGATGCCGGACGGTATCCGTCTGCCGCTCACCTGGCTCAGTGCCGCCTGTCACGAACCGCTGCGGCAGGCCATGCGCCAGTCCGGCGTCTTGGTTTAA
- a CDS encoding glycine cleavage system protein R, with protein MSTPTVREQFLVISALGANPMELTNVLCRASHENRCAVVTSRLTRHGECSALVLEISGSWDALARLESSLPFLAKKHAFTVNVVRSAALESRPQALPYVAYVSAAYRSDIVNELCQFFIDHHVELENLTCDTYQAPQTGGTMLNATFTVTLPAGTQISWLRDQFLDFADAMNLDALIEPWRPQNPM; from the coding sequence ATGTCCACCCCCACAGTTCGCGAACAATTCCTTGTCATCAGTGCCCTCGGCGCCAACCCCATGGAGCTGACCAACGTCCTGTGCCGCGCCAGCCATGAAAACCGCTGTGCCGTCGTGACCTCGCGCCTGACCCGGCATGGCGAGTGCAGCGCCCTGGTGCTGGAGATTTCCGGCAGCTGGGACGCCCTGGCGCGCCTGGAGAGCAGCCTGCCATTCCTGGCCAAGAAGCACGCCTTTACCGTCAATGTGGTGCGCAGCGCAGCCCTGGAAAGCCGTCCCCAGGCTCTGCCGTATGTGGCTTATGTCAGCGCGGCGTACCGCTCGGATATCGTCAACGAGCTGTGCCAATTCTTCATCGACCACCATGTCGAGCTGGAAAACCTCACCTGCGATACCTACCAGGCTCCGCAGACCGGGGGCACCATGCTCAACGCCACCTTCACCGTGACCCTGCCCGCCGGCACCCAGATCAGCTGGTTGCGCGATCAGTTCCTGGATTTTGCCGATGCCATGAACCTCGATGCGCTGATCGAACCCTGGCGCCCACAGAACCCAATGTAA
- the istB gene encoding IS21-like element IS1474 family helper ATPase IstB, with protein sequence MMPQHTLNQLHQLRLDGMARALEEQWTLPASHSLSFDERLGLLLDRELAWRDNQRLVRLRKKAKLKYANACLEDLDRRTGRALDERLIATLASGDWIRQQHNLLLTGPTGAGKTWLACALGNQACRQGYSTLYLRTPRLLEQLRIAHGDGSFGRTLQQLAKVDVLVLDDWALAPLEEGARHDLLEVIDDRAGSRSTILTSQLPIEHWHGWINDPTLADAILDRLVHNAYRLTMKGESLRRKKAEEQAAS encoded by the coding sequence ATGATGCCGCAACACACCCTGAATCAACTGCACCAGCTACGCCTGGACGGCATGGCCCGCGCCCTGGAAGAGCAATGGACGCTGCCGGCCAGCCACAGCCTGAGCTTCGATGAACGCCTCGGCCTACTGCTCGACCGCGAACTGGCCTGGCGTGACAACCAGCGCCTGGTACGGCTGCGCAAGAAGGCCAAGCTCAAGTACGCCAACGCCTGCCTGGAAGATCTCGACCGCCGCACCGGACGCGCCCTGGACGAGCGTCTGATCGCCACCCTGGCCAGTGGCGACTGGATCCGCCAGCAGCACAACCTGCTGCTGACCGGCCCGACCGGTGCCGGCAAAACCTGGCTGGCCTGCGCCCTGGGCAACCAGGCCTGCCGCCAGGGCTATAGCACCCTGTACCTGCGCACCCCGCGCCTGCTGGAACAACTGCGCATCGCTCATGGCGACGGCAGCTTCGGCCGTACCCTGCAACAGCTGGCAAAGGTCGACGTCCTGGTGCTGGACGACTGGGCGCTAGCCCCGCTGGAGGAAGGAGCCCGGCATGACCTGCTGGAGGTGATCGACGACCGCGCTGGCAGCCGCTCCACCATCCTGACGAGCCAACTGCCCATCGAGCACTGGCACGGCTGGATCAACGACCCGACCCTGGCCGATGCCATCCTCGACCGCCTGGTGCACAACGCCTACCGACTGACGATGAAAGGCGAGTCGCTGCGCCGAAAAAAAGCCGAGGAACAAGCCGCATCGTGA
- the purC gene encoding phosphoribosylaminoimidazolesuccinocarboxamide synthase: MEKREELYRGKAKSVYKTDDADRLILLFRNDTSAFDGKRIEQLDRKGMVNNKFNAFIMQKLEAAGIPTQFDKLLGDNECLVKKLDMIPVECVVRNYAAGSLVKRLGVEEGMKLNPYTFELFLKDDAKGDPFINESHVVAFGWGTAEQLARMKELSLKVNEVLSKLFDDAGLLLVDFKLEFGVFSDGSIVLGDEFSPDGCRLWDKDTKKKMDKDRFRQGLGDVIEAYEEVAQRLGVPL; encoded by the coding sequence ATGGAAAAACGTGAAGAACTCTACCGCGGCAAAGCCAAGTCGGTTTACAAGACCGATGACGCCGACCGCTTGATCCTGCTGTTTCGCAACGACACCTCGGCGTTCGACGGCAAGCGCATCGAGCAGCTGGACCGCAAGGGGATGGTGAACAACAAGTTCAACGCCTTCATCATGCAGAAACTCGAAGCCGCCGGCATTCCGACCCAGTTCGACAAGCTGCTGGGCGACAACGAGTGCCTGGTGAAGAAGCTCGACATGATTCCGGTGGAGTGCGTGGTGCGCAACTACGCCGCCGGCAGCCTGGTCAAGCGCCTGGGTGTGGAAGAGGGCATGAAGCTCAACCCCTACACCTTCGAACTGTTCCTCAAGGACGACGCCAAGGGCGACCCGTTCATCAACGAATCCCACGTAGTGGCATTCGGCTGGGGCACTGCCGAGCAACTGGCGCGCATGAAAGAGCTGTCGCTCAAGGTCAACGAAGTGCTGAGCAAGCTGTTCGATGACGCCGGCCTGCTGCTGGTGGACTTCAAGCTGGAGTTCGGCGTGTTCAGCGACGGCTCGATCGTCCTGGGCGACGAGTTCAGCCCGGACGGCTGCCGCCTGTGGGACAAGGACACCAAGAAGAAGATGGACAAGGACCGCTTCCGCCAGGGCCTCGGTGATGTCATCGAAGCCTACGAAGAAGTGGCCCAGCGCCTCGGCGTGCCGCTGTAA